Genomic segment of Vanacampus margaritifer isolate UIUO_Vmar chromosome 13, RoL_Vmar_1.0, whole genome shotgun sequence:
CTCTTGAAGATGCTTGAAGATGGAggcttgctttctttttttttttttgagttctCACCATGCTCGCTCACTGAAGGAGATGGGCGCCGTTCCTGGTGGGGCATTCAGAACCTTCTGGGAGCCTGTGTACAAGATGTCGATCCCTAAACATAGCAGAGAGAAAGATGAGAGATGGAAACTTCTTTTCATACTTACACAACAATTaacaatatattgtatattttattaatgCCTACTGGACATATGAACTTTAATTCATTTGAGATGACCTTCGGTCAATGGTTCTTGCGATTCCAAAAGTTCAGCTCATTTGTGTGAAAATGAATTTGTGGATTGTAACCAAACCGATTGCTCCAGATGTCACGTCGCACCTTGTTGGTCCATGTAGACTGGAGCGCCGCCGATTGACGCCACAGAGTCCACCAGGAGCAAACAGTCGTGTCTGGTGAAGCGTGAACGTGATAGTCAAAATGGCTTTACACTACTGCTTTAATTCTTATTGGTCTTACTTGTGACACAGATGTCCGATGCCGTCCAGCGGGTGCAGGATGCCAGTGGACGACTCTCCGTGCGCCAGGAAAAGCAGCACAGGCTTGTGTTTGGATAACGCCTAGCACAGCATTTCAATCGTTTGACATCATTGACTTGTTAGCTTGTTAGCGTGAGTGATCTTTTACCTGCTCGATTTGTGCATTGGTGAAGAATCCACCAGGGGGCGCAACAATGGTGTTAACCCGTGCACCTATTGagtcggggaaaaaaacactttagcaTACACAATCGAATCAGCCTTTAAATAATCCAAATTTGTGATGGAAATTAGGTTATTAGTTGGATTGGATTTTAACAAGTGAGCTTACATTAGCTAATGTTAACACTTGTACGTTGTCATCATAGTACAGCAAGTTTAATATTCATATTTAATatagttttatatttaatatatgttCAATATTTGGTATCTTGGGATGCTATTTAGCAGACATTAGCTCGCGTATGTCATTCAAATTCAATATTGATTTGGTAATTGGTGTCTTTTAGATTGGATTTCAGCACTGCCAACGTGCATTCATGCTAAGTAGCTAATGTTAACAGACTCATTATTGTGATCAAAACTTTTTGCTGGACACTAGCACACTAGGGAAAttcacaatcaaataaaaaatttgttttaaatgagctATTCGGTCTCTTTTGGACTCGATCGTTAGCAATTGTTTTCATGCTAACTAGCGAAAGTTAGCGCCTGTATGTCAGCATTGTCTGACAAGATAATAAGTAAAACAACTgaaacagatttatttttgttaaattacaaCATGAATAACTTTAATTCTAATAAAATTCCAATCTTCCAATGAGTATGTTGCTGGTGACACTCgtaaaaaaagtcacaaagtaAATGTAATTGCTAacaagctaatgctaactgttACCTATCCTCTCCGCCATGTCTGCCGCCCGCTCTCCCCAGATGCCATTGACCGCCGCCAGCACGCTGTCGCCGGCCTCCACGGCGTTGAAGATGGCGCACTCCATGGCGCTGTGGCCCGTGCCACTCACCGCCAAAGTCACCGGGTTCCGAGTCTGGAACATGTACTGTATCCCGCTCCGGATGTCAGCCATTATCtggcaaaacaacaacacaggcATTCTGGAGAACGTAGATCCTGGACATGGGCATCTCATTCATTGTACTTCCAATTAGTTTGGACAATACAAGACTAATTGAATACCTGCCTCTTGGCATACAAGTCAACTCAACATCGTTGTTTATTTAATGAGTGCGGTGAGTGCAACTTCTACATTGGAGAGACTCAGCAACCGCTGCAGTGATTCTCATGACCCAATTTGAGAGAGTCGTGGATAgctagtaaaaaagaaaaaaaaaactcggtgGCAACAGTTGAGAGCCATTGGTGTAAAAGAAGCCATAATATCAAGAAAAATAATACGTTTTCCATAATGAGCTGTTTTGCCATGAAATCaggcaaaaaaagaagcacataAATTGAGGCATAAATAGAAGGACTCAacaattaaatgtcttcaacaaTCCAGTTGGCTGATTACTTAACAGCTGAGTAAAAATCCAGTCTGACAAGTATGTCTTCTGGCTTGTTTTCTGTTCTGTTCCATTGAAATAATAACTgtcatgaagacaaaaaacgtgtttaaatgCAGTTAAATGTGAGGTGTAAATGCAAGATTTCGTAGCACAAATGTGTTAATACTCCTTGAATGATGCTGATAATGCATTGATAAGCTAATCTTTTTGATATATAGTTTTTCAGACCCCTGGAAGACAAGTTGGAGCCAATGACATTGAGCTTTAGGggatctttttaaataaataaacaaaagttctgactgttattttactgcagaataaaatgacaattgagtgcccccccacccccccagttCAGTTTACCTCGAAAGTCTCCGGATGCATGTGTCCAATGACGGGATTGGCTCCAGCCTTCAAGATTCGCGGCGGAACATTGGAGGGTCCGGGTCCAAACATGTGGCGATGAAGAACCGTCAGGGCGGTCCGCAGACGTTGAGGTGGCGGCACCACCAGGGAGGACATGTCGATAGACGCGTGTAGAGCTGTGTGAACTGCAAGGCGCGGCGTTTTCCAactttgtttgtctttgtgctAGTCTCAACGAGTCCTTGGATCGTCTGTGTTAATGATTGACAAATGACTctgcacttcttcttcttcttttaaaaagttttattgTATAATCCACACATGATCAATTTAAAGTCTTTAACAAAgtggcatttttcttttttcccctctgtttttatcttgaaataaaaataaaaaaacacattttattcttAGTTTATGTATTACCAATATAGTTGCTTAGAACCTTTACTTTTTGGGGaggattatatttaaaaaatacttgacTTCATCCCCTCGCCCTCGTTCTTCATGCCTCATCATGAGTGGGGGGTACGAGGAGGGTCTTGCCCAGGGGCTCGGCGCTGAATGAGCCGTCGCGGTACACCAGATGTCCCCCGACAATGGTGGACTTCACCATGCCTCGGAGCGACACTCCCAGGTACGGCGTCatctacacacatacacaccacatTAAAGGTTCGGAAGGCTGGGCGGATAGCAGATCAAATTTCAGGACGAATCTCAAGCCTGCCGAACCCGAGCCAATGAGCCCTGCACATCGACTGACATTGGAAAACTGTGACAATGTACCCGTAGGACCTTCTATTGTGCAACAGTGATCTACTCAATGAAAGCTAGTCGTCGTACCTTGTTCTTGTGATGTATGCCTTCTTCTTTAATCTGTAACACAAGGAAACAAAAGTACCGTATTTACCAACCATAGGAGCTTCATCACCCCCTTGTGGCGGCTTGAAATACATTTCACAATTCAAATAAGTCCAATTTGGTCTTTTTGTCCTACAGCCTTATAACGAGTGTTGGGCTAATTGTTCAGGCGCTACGATAAGGGAGGCACGCTTGATAACAAACCTCAAATTCTCTCTCAGGATCCCAGATAACCAGGTCAGCATCGTAGCCCGGTGCCAGGCGGCCCTTCTGCTGACCAAGGCCACACAGCTTGGCCGTGTTCTGGCACATGAGGCGTACCGCGTCCACTAATTGAAAGCCCTTCTGACTGGCCGAGCTCCAAAACAGAGGCAAGCCTGACCAATAAcagaaaaaagtcataaatgtTATTGTTATGGAACTGATTTATGACCATTGAGCGCTTGATCGCAAAAACTTTTATCGTACCAAATCATTTTTACTCTGGGGTTTATGACCCCCTTTTACATTATTGGAGTGGGGATGTCATAAATCACACAAGGGTCATACATCTATAATTTCTtcccaaattattataattgttttttcacttttttgatAGCTTCTAAAGCAGTATCCGTTTCTGTTATTACCAAACTGGAGAGAAGAAATGCCCCCCCAGGCCTGAGTAAAGTCTCCAGAGTCCAGTTTCTTAAGGTCGGCCGTGCAGGGGGAGTGGTCTGACACCACCATGTCAATGTGGCCCGCCTTTAGCGCCGCCCACAACTGATCCTGTCGGGTAAAGTAATCATTTACAGGTTGAGGCTAGTACAGACGCACACAAACACGAAGACTTTTAATATCTTTACATATATTGTAATAAGTGACAGAAGCAAAATGAGTAACAAGGACACGCTGCTGTTGACCTGGTTGTGAGACGATCTGATTGGTGGGCAACACTTGAACTGCGTGGCCCCCGTTGGTACGTTCTCTGCACTCAGGTTCAGGTAGTGGTGGGTAGTCTCCACTGTCAGGGGGGCGCCGCCCTTCTTGGCCTCTTGGATGATGGGCAGTGCCTGGGCTGAAGACAGGTGGACCACATGGCAGCGCACcctaaagcacaaaaaaaacctgcGATAAATTGGGAGTTCCCTGTTTCTGGATGTCACGGTGATATTCTCACTGGTACTCGGTGCAGAGTTGTACCACGCTGCGGATGGCCTCCACCTCCATGATGTCAGGTCTGGACTGCAGGAAGGTGTCATATTGTTGAGGGTCTAATGTGGAAAGTCAACAAAATAAGTCCATTTTGATTTGTATGGCTCTCAAGGGACATTGTTAGATAGGAACTTGGAGTTGAAACAGGTAAAGTGGGTTGGTGACTAGACAGGGGAGGGGCATGCTAGCTAAAATTCAGGTAGGACGCTAACTAGAAGGCTAAGTGGCTAGATAGCACTAGAGTCAATTTTGGTAACAAAATCTAaatccaaaaaatattttcctcaacACGCATATTAACATAataactagactagactagactaaaaaccccattaactcattctctcccagccgttttcactgaagcaacccccgtcgcccccggctgttttattggatttggactgattttgcaaggccgacTTAAAAGTATTACAGTAAATAGAATGTTACCCCCATTGGTCTCACTGGTATGTTGAACTTCCTTCTCAGCGTGAAACTAAAGGAAGCAAAGAAGATTCAGATGTTGGACCGTCCGTAATAAATCACTTTTTTGGTGATAAAGTGCTCACTGTGTGTGTAAAATGGAAGTATCGCGTGGTCaggttagctaatgctaaatgtatgtaaaatagaGGAGCACTCTTACTAAAGCCAATGCTAGCTAAGTGTAAAATAGCGGTATCGTTCATTTACGCTAGCTGGCTAAAGTTAACTACATGTGGGGCTGTGGTTGCGCTAGCTGATTAGCATCATGTAGCAAAGAATACGACTAGAATCAGGAGTGATTCCCAATGCCGCCCTGTCTATGGTGCATTCAGGTACCAGTAGGACACTTCCTGTTCCTCTCAGCTGCTCCATGGCAGTGCGCAGGTCTCCGTGGCTCACGTGAGGGAACTCGTCCACGCCGCTGTGGATCAGGAAGCACTTGAAGCCGGCCACTCCGGCCTGGATCATGGGCTGAAGTTCTAGCTTTGAACAGACAGTTTGACACTATGGGCTTTATTTTCATAGACAGCGCACGGGCATAAAAAGTAGCACATCGTGAATTTTGTGCAGGTGCAAGCTTCCTTTAgcatgtttgggaatttggcagacctcACTGTGCCATGCTGGGAGTTCCGGCAGACAGAGGGCGTTTTCTTTGACATGCCCGCAGCGCACGTGACAATTTGGTGTCGGAAAGCCGGTCCAAGTGGTGGTGCAGGTGGAGTGATATGATTTTTATGGATTTAATTGAGGTGCAGAAAGACAGATTGTGAGCTCTATGGGAAGGGTGTGACAGAACAGCAGCATTGTTATTTTAGAGGCGCCCCCTCTTACCTGGTTGCCGGGAATCACGCCACCCCAAAAGGCGGTGTCCACGAAGCATTTACCCGTGGCCTCGCGTAGCTTCTCCTGTAAATTAGCCAGTGTGGTGGTGGGAGGGATGCTGTTTCTGAAACAAATGGGTAATGTACTGTGTTAGGTACAGGGTTGGGAAGGTTACCTTGAAAATGTATTCCAATACAGtttgtaatggaaaaaaaatgtaaaccatAATATTACAGTCTAGTAATGTAATtagattactttttttctttgattgaaTTACTCCAATGCCAAATATGGTAATGAAGACAAATCCTGCAAAAGGATCCCCGTTTTTAATAAATAGACCTTGTACCTTTTTCTGTAACTCCAAAAGAatacaggtacataaaaataaaatatcctgACTACGTAATTCCGGTAcaactcagtggccttgtggtagagtgtccgccctgagactgggaggttgtgggttcaatcctcggccgggtcataccaaagactctaaaaatgggacccattacctccctgcttgacactcagtataaagggttggaattggcgggttagatcaccatgtgattcccgagcgcaatcattgctgctcaccgctccctcaggggatggctCAAATGCGGAGCATGAATTTcacccccacttagttgggtgtggcAATCAGTGGAAATGACCTTATTTTACCTTACAGGTTATTCCACAAACCTGGTGAAGTAGCTTACGCGGATAGCAAGCATGCTAACTGCCAACCTAAGGCGCTAgctattgttaacatttttactgtttcaatttatattttaattgttttgaatttagttatagctgtGTAGATGTAGGTATAATTATGTTAACTCAATTTAACTTGATGCATAGTTGTTCTCTTTGTTCTCTTCCCTGGGAAAGGAATGTGTAATGAGGTTCTGTGGTATAAGGTTTACTAAATAGCCAAGTAAATAATTCACAGCGGCATGTCCACGATGGTGGTGACGCCTCCCGCTGCCGCCGCCCTGGTGGCCGTCCAGAAGCCTTCCCAGGAGGTGCGTCCCGGCTCGTTGACGTGGACGTGACAGTCCACGATTCCTGGCATCACTACACTATCGCCTGCATCCAACACCTGCAAACAGAGCAAcggggttaaaaacaaaaaacaaactggcCACCTACCCGTCGATACAGCATGTCAGCTACCATTTTAAACAGCCTAAGAAGCTATACTTGGCTAGTAGTGTTTCTATTTAGTGAACTAACACGATACCTATCCAGGTAGGCAGACATACGTGACTGTAAACTAGCAATAGCTGTCTATCTATCTTGCTTCGCAGCACGTCAGCTACCTATCTAGCGCGAGTTAAATTCTATTGTATGATCTTACCTCCACATCCTCTGTAACTTCCCCACCTGGCAGCACCTGGTGGATTTTCCCATCCCGTATGAGGATGACGGCAGGCCCGACTTGTTGATTACCCAGACACACTCTTGTGCTCTTCACCGCCGCCACAGTGGATCCCAGCTCCATGTCTGCATTCAATATGGAAAAACAAGAACTGTCTCTGTTTTCGTGAAACCAGATCATGTGGGACCCTCGTGTTCCCGTggccatacccccccccccccccgcccgccgTCTTAACGGTACAAAGGTTCAGCaatgctgactcccatcaccaTGTGACACTCAAAACGCTccaaacaagaacattttatgtTCTACTAAGGGACAAACAACTTTGTACTCTATTTTTAACACATGCCACAGTCTTTTTAACACACTTTAAAGTTGTAGCTACCTAATATCTATAGCCTCCTACCTATCtaatgatcaaataaataacactAATAATGCATgcgatttatatagcgcttttctacacactcaaagacgctttacaatggaacggatacattattcatgcactcacacattcacactgtggtggcggtaaacattcgcaccttccacacgtcagcactggaggcaatgtgtgtgaagtgccttgcccaagaaCACAACCACACGTGACTTGGGAGCTGGGGTCCAAcggccgaccttctggttactctAGCTAACCGTCTCGCTAGCATGTCACCTTCCTATCTAGCAACCCAGCCAGCCCACTCACCTGTCTACTTGTAGTCAGGATCTACTGTCTAGCAAGTCAGCTACTGTATGTATCGGTTACATGCTAGAAACCAGGCAAACCTGCAACTAATTTTCAGACAGCCTCTAATCTTGACGGGCAAGATGTGCCTACCTATGTAAGTATAGTTATGTCGTTGTATTTTATTACGGGACAATCTCCAAAGAGTTGTACTTATAGTGTTAGGCAGGGGGGGAGTTACTATTTCCTGTTTAAACATGAGACCTATTACTTCTTTATCGTAAGTAGCAGCTATTCGCTATAAATATTGCTCacaataaattgtttttagatGGTTTTAGCAGCCAACGCGATGTTGACGTGCCTGTTTGTATGCAAGCCAGTGAGTTAAGTTGCGCGGCAGTAAAATTGATTCAAACCAACGTTACGttaatgtgtgtttatttttatttttttgcattagcaAACTATATATGCAGTAAATTCGCTTTTTATTAACATGACGTTTTATGCTTGTTCACGTGACATTTTTTCTCCTTCCCATGACGTCATGACGCAAGTCTCGCCGCGTCACGTGGCTGTTATGATTACGTAATGCACCGGATGCCGCACGACCGGGCAGGACAAGGCGGGGAagggacggacggatggatggatggatggctagctTGAAAAATAGAAGTATGGATGAATAGCGTGAACGCGAAAAGCGGGTTGCGTTTGACGATTGTCCTCGGTCACCcgcatcatcctcatcctcatcttcatcacacGAGCAGCGATGGCGGGCCCGGAGCAGCAGAAGCAGCATCAGCAGcaggtggaggaggagaaggccGAGCACATCGATGACGCCGAGATGGCGCTGCAAGGCATCAACATGCTGCTCAACAACGGTTTCAAGGAGAGCGACGAGCTCTTCAGGAGATACAGGTCACGTGCGAGTGTTACCTTAACAAATAGATGCGGTGAACTGGTTTAAGGTGAAGTCCAcgtcatgacgtcacatcccGTCGAGCGTACGATTGACTAGAGGGTGTGGCGGCTTTAAAATGATAATATGTTTAAAGTAGTAAATATTAGCCATGCAGATGCCCCACCTGTATGATAGGTATGTTTAGATGTCTTCAGCGGTGCATGTgattgacaattccgagtttACGATAAAAAAGGGTGGTATCAGTTGATGTAAAGTTCGGCTTTCCAGACGCCAGGTATTTAACTTCCCCGGTAAAATCATCTTCTGCAACATAGCAGATGCCACTGTGGTGTGCCTTCACTTGTTTGTGTTGCCTCTGTAGGAGTCAGAGTCCGCTGATGAGCTTCGGGGCAAGTTTTGTCAGCTTCTTGGTGAGTGTGTCAAAATGTTATGGAAAAAGTGTGCTGTGTGCAAATATGAATGAGCCCATTTTGCGTTTTTAAGATTGTAAAATCAATTCAGCTCACATAACATCAGCTTTACTATGTAGTTGGAGAAGAACGCTAAaatcatcatttatttatttattcgcaCGAGACTGACACTCGTGACATTTAATGGCAGAACATCGCAAATGACTGCTTTGCCAGCCGGAAATTGTGATGTCATGGTATCAAGCGCTGTTGAATTGTGTTTACAGAACGCCATGATGACGTTCGAGGAGGAGAAGATGCAGACGGCGTGCGACGACCTGAAGACCACCGAGAAGCTGTGTGAGAGCGACAGCGTCGGCGTTCTGGAGACCATCAGGAACAAGATTAAGAAGAGTGTCAGTGAAACCCGTTGATCGCAGACTCACGCGTGCGACCTCTTGAGAAATGAAAAAGGACAATCAAACATTTTGTTCCCAATGtatcttgtgtgtgcgtgttcagaTGGACTCTCAGAGGTCCGGCGTGGTGGTGGTCGACCGCCTGCAGAGACAGATCATCGTGGCCGACTGTCAGGTTTACTTGGCCGTGCTCTCCTTTGTCAAGCAGGAGCTCTCAGGTCAGCCTGATACTTTCCTCCACTCTTGTGATGTGGACTAGTTAGTAGGTAATAGTTAGCAAATTAGTTAGCGTGTTACAGAATTTGTCGGGACAAGgattgcctttctttttttgttatttagtaGTAGTTAGTAAATCATGTATCTAGGTAGTTAGCTAATAGCTAGTAACTAATTAGTTTACCAATTCATTAGTAACTAAGGTTGTTGGTTGTTATGTGTTTTACGTCTGACTTTTATATGTGGCTCATTTTGTATGCAgctatggttgtttttaaaagtgataTAAATACagttgagttaactagtgggtTATagataatgtgtgtgtttttttttaaagctagttGGATACTATTTAATTAATCATCTAGGTAGATAACAGTTTATTAGTTGACTAGTTAGTGAGaaagttcaatatttttttctacttaggAATTCTTTATCTACCTGGTAGTTAAATAGATACGGAGCAGTTAGCTACTTAGTCAATTGCTAGTTTTTAGCTAGTTATTTAGTTAGCTGCCAGGTTTTCAGTTAACTAGTCTGTTAGTTAGTCAGTTAATATTATAAGCAGGTTGTTAGTCCGTTATGTCTTTTTTCCTAGTCAGCTTGTGGTCAATGAGTTTGTTAAGCCAGccagttatttattttgatgtcTTTGTAGCTAGCAGCTGGCAGTGAGTGAGTGGGTTACTTTAATAGTTAGTGAGTAGTCCTCTATTGAGAGCTGTTTTAGTGTCtttctttaataataaaaaaaaatgtatggtgTGATAGCGTACATCAAAGGCGGCTGGATCCTCCGCAAGGCGTGGAAGATGTACAACAAATGCCACAGTGACATCAGCCAACTGCAGGCCGCCTGCCAGCGGACCACCACCGAGACCACCACCGAGACCACCGCCACCATGCCCGACAACGCCAACCACAATGAGGCGGAGAGCGGCGTGACCGCCGAGGCCCTGGACCGCCTGAAGGGCTCGGTGAGCTTCGGCTACGGTCTGTTCCACCTGTGCATCTCCATGGTGCCTCCGCACCTTCTCAAGATCATAAACCTGCTGGGCTTCCCCGGAGACCGCCTCCAGGGCCTCGCCGCCCTGGCCTACGCCAGCGAGAGCAAGGACATGAAGGCACCTCTTGCTACGTGAGTACGCCAAATGTCTACTGTACATAGTTGGTagttgcagggatgtgatttttccgctaattcgtggaattccgctttttttatctcctccccaaaaaaaaaaaaatccaatttttt
This window contains:
- the agxta gene encoding alanine--glyoxylate and serine--pyruvate aminotransferase a isoform X1, with translation MSSLVVPPPQRLRTALTVLHRHMFGPGPSNVPPRILKAGANPVIGHMHPETFEIMADIRSGIQYMFQTRNPVTLAVSGTGHSAMECAIFNAVEAGDSVLAAVNGIWGERAADMAERIGARVNTIVAPPGGFFTNAQIEQALSKHKPVLLFLAHGESSTGILHPLDGIGHLCHKHDCLLLVDSVASIGGAPVYMDQQGIDILYTGSQKVLNAPPGTAPISFSERACRKIFNRRTKPASFFLDLSWLSNYWGCDGKATRVYHHTGPVSAFYALRESLAILVEEGLEHSWERHGKVAEYFHTGLERMGLKLFVEDKALRLPTVTTIVAPHGYDWKEITSYIMKTHNLEISGGLGPSTGMVLRVGLMGCNSSISSADMVLAALRDALTHCHKSKV
- the agxta gene encoding alanine--glyoxylate and serine--pyruvate aminotransferase a isoform X2 encodes the protein MADIRSGIQYMFQTRNPVTLAVSGTGHSAMECAIFNAVEAGDSVLAAVNGIWGERAADMAERIGARVNTIVAPPGGFFTNAQIEQALSKHKPVLLFLAHGESSTGILHPLDGIGHLCHKHDCLLLVDSVASIGGAPVYMDQQGIDILYTGSQKVLNAPPGTAPISFSERACRKIFNRRTKPASFFLDLSWLSNYWGCDGKATRVYHHTGPVSAFYALRESLAILVEEGLEHSWERHGKVAEYFHTGLERMGLKLFVEDKALRLPTVTTIVAPHGYDWKEITSYIMKTHNLEISGGLGPSTGMVLRVGLMGCNSSISSADMVLAALRDALTHCHKSKV
- the LOC144063041 gene encoding allantoinase, mitochondrial isoform X1, with product MATGTRGSHMIWFHENRDSSCFSILNADMELGSTVAAVKSTRVCLGNQQVGPAVILIRDGKIHQVLPGGEVTEDVEVLDAGDSVVMPGIVDCHVHVNEPGRTSWEGFWTATRAAAAGGVTTIVDMPLNSIPPTTTLANLQEKLREATGKCFVDTAFWGGVIPGNQLELQPMIQAGVAGFKCFLIHSGVDEFPHVSHGDLRTAMEQLRGTGSVLLFHAEKEVQHTSETNGDPQQYDTFLQSRPDIMEVEAIRSVVQLCTEYQVRCHVVHLSSAQALPIIQEAKKGGAPLTVETTHHYLNLSAENVPTGATQFKCCPPIRSSHNQDQLWAALKAGHIDMVVSDHSPCTADLKKLDSGDFTQAWGGISSLQFGLPLFWSSASQKGFQLVDAVRLMCQNTAKLCGLGQQKGRLAPGYDADLVIWDPEREFEIKEEGIHHKNKMTPYLGVSLRGMVKSTIVGGHLVYRDGSFSAEPLGKTLLVPPTHDEA
- the LOC144063041 gene encoding allantoinase, mitochondrial isoform X4 gives rise to the protein MELGSTVAAVKSTRVCLGNQQVGPAVILIRDGKIHQVLPGGEVTEDVEVLDAGDSVVMPGIVDCHVHVNEPGRTSWEGFWTATRAAAAGGVTTIVDMPLNSIPPTTTLANLQEKLREATGKCFVDTAFWGGVIPGNQLELQPMIQAGVAGFKCFLIHSGVDEFPHVSHGDLRTAMEQLRGTGSVLLFHAEKEVQHTSETNGDPQQYDTFLQSRPDIMEVEAIRSVVQLCTEYQVRCHVVHLSSAQALPIIQEAKKGGAPLTVETTHHYLNLSAENVPTGATQFKCCPPIRSSHNQDQLWAALKAGHIDMVVSDHSPCTADLKKLDSGDFTQAWGGISSLQFGLPLFWSSASQKGFQLVDAVRLMCQNTAKLCGLGQQKGRLAPGYDADLVIWDPEREFEIKEEGIHHKNKMTPYLGVSLRGMVKSTIVGGHLVYRDGSFSAEPLGKTLLVPPTHDEA
- the LOC144063041 gene encoding allantoinase isoform X2 — translated: MATGTRGSHMIWFHENRDSSCFSILNADMELGSTVAAVKSTRVCLGNQQVGPAVILIRDGKIHQVLPGGEVTEDVEVLDAGDSVVMPGIVDCHVHVNEPGRTSWEGFWTATRAAAAGGVTTIVDMPLNSIPPTTTLANLQEKLREATGKCFVDTAFWGGVIPGNQKTPSVCRNSQHGTVRTSAHDPGRSGRLQVLPDPQRRGRVPSREPRRPAHCHGAAERNRKCPTDPQQYDTFLQSRPDIMEVEAIRSVVQLCTEYQVRCHVVHLSSAQALPIIQEAKKGGAPLTVETTHHYLNLSAENVPTGATQFKCCPPIRSSHNQDQLWAALKAGHIDMVVSDHSPCTADLKKLDSGDFTQAWGGISSLQFGLPLFWSSASQKGFQLVDAVRLMCQNTAKLCGLGQQKGRLAPGYDADLVIWDPEREFEIKEEGIHHKNKMTPYLGVSLRGMVKSTIVGGHLVYRDGSFSAEPLGKTLLVPPTHDEA
- the LOC144063041 gene encoding allantoinase, mitochondrial isoform X3 — protein: MYMELGSTVAAVKSTRVCLGNQQVGPAVILIRDGKIHQVLPGGEVTEDVEVLDAGDSVVMPGIVDCHVHVNEPGRTSWEGFWTATRAAAAGGVTTIVDMPLNSIPPTTTLANLQEKLREATGKCFVDTAFWGGVIPGNQLELQPMIQAGVAGFKCFLIHSGVDEFPHVSHGDLRTAMEQLRGTGSVLLFHAEKEVQHTSETNGDPQQYDTFLQSRPDIMEVEAIRSVVQLCTEYQVRCHVVHLSSAQALPIIQEAKKGGAPLTVETTHHYLNLSAENVPTGATQFKCCPPIRSSHNQDQLWAALKAGHIDMVVSDHSPCTADLKKLDSGDFTQAWGGISSLQFGLPLFWSSASQKGFQLVDAVRLMCQNTAKLCGLGQQKGRLAPGYDADLVIWDPEREFEIKEEGIHHKNKMTPYLGVSLRGMVKSTIVGGHLVYRDGSFSAEPLGKTLLVPPTHDEA